A genomic window from Vitis riparia cultivar Riparia Gloire de Montpellier isolate 1030 chromosome 18, EGFV_Vit.rip_1.0, whole genome shotgun sequence includes:
- the LOC117906776 gene encoding synaptonemal complex protein 1-like isoform X5, with product MEDIQILEEKLQYALNENAKLKVKQKEDEKLWTGLESKFFSTKTLCEQLTETLQHLACQVQDAEKDKELFEDKLSASSVAFDGLNDQMNGLSLKLESAEESIKNYEKELKELKIQREEREQFHRDEQYKTANLLEEKDAMIKQFEATVAASRLATESLNSKLEEVHIELRLKEDEFKHLIVSQENLEKEKSHLQLSNDDFAKRLALSLHERKIIEDLVQKWSVKLIDLDKQSLDFSDKFDQLNHMNCSYVKLAQQERDLAAKHSQQQYAQLHHTFLCIASEKDALQLKNQVLNNKVVELQEAHNFVTAQLAEECRLAGEKIQTLESEVENLVSRKIDKEMLVTKLEEIINTQSESLKSSENKMKDLLLKLSTLETENKDNTEKLQAEILKRADEIEILQKEGEKDKQHVDSLENQVSQLQNILQEKEQLILQYKDRVKQLEVQNIENQASLDAAESKITETKKQYDLMLETKQLELSRHLKEISQRNDQAINDIRKKYEVEKLEIINLEKEKMDEVVREMERKCDQKLAECKEESRLYLMHIQEEHTNLITRIQQEHDRKELSLKADHSEELKRVQLQAEDDLREKTILLRNEHEVQIKVLRHQHEDECKKLQEELDRQKSREDRQRALLQLQWKVMSDKTQEDPEVNSKKDYSISSIKMRDSSNRKRSQCALVRVENREKDSPFPGAIQTPVSNLLKKVENVNPGSAISVPKHSKKVTHHEYEVETTNGRTITKRRKTKSTVMFGDPRKHKKANTPKAHTPRTIVKEIKGDRHLHPSNIGELFSEGSLNPYADDPYAFD from the exons ATGGAGGATATCCAGATATTGGAGGAAAAGTTGCAGTACGCTCTTAATGAGAATGCAAAGCTCAAAGTGAAGCAGAAAGAGGATGAAAAGCTCTGGACAGGGTTGGaatcaaaattcttttcaaCAAAGACCTTATGCGAGCAGCTCACTGAAACTTTGCAGCACTTGGCTTGCCAGGTTCAGGATG CTGAAAAAGATAAGGAACTTTTCGAAGACAAACTATCTGCAAGTTCAGTGGCTTTTGATGGTTTAAATGATCAGATGAATGGTCTGTCTTTGAAATTGGAGTCTGCGGAGGAAAGCATAAAAAATT ATGAGAAAGAGCTGAAGGAACTTAAAATTCAGCGAGAGGAAAGGGAGCAGTTTCACAGAGATGAGCAATACAAAACTGCCAATCTCCTAGAGGAAAAAG ATGCTATGATCAAGCAGTTTGAAGCAACTGTAGCTGCTAGTAGGTTGGCCACAGAGAGCTTGAACTCTAAATTGGAAGAAGTGCATATTGAGTTAAGATTGAAAGAAGATGAGTTTAAACATTTGATAGTTTCTCAAGAGAActtggagaaagaaaagagtCATCTTCAATTGAGCAATGATGATTTTGCTAAACGATTAGCCCTATCACTCCAcgagagaaaaataattgaagatttGGTTCAAAAGTGGTCTGTAAAGTTGATTGACTTGGATAAACAAAGTTTGGATTTTTCAGACAAGTTTGATCAGCTAAACCACATGAACTGCTCTTATGTCAAGCTGGCTCAGCAGGAGAGAGACCTTGCTGCTAAGCATTCTCAACAACAATACGCTCAACTCCATCATACATTCTTGTGCATTGCATctgaaaaagatgcattacAGCTGAAAAATCAGGTGTTAAACAATAAGGTTGTTGAACTTCAGGAGGCCCACAATTTTGTAACAGCACAGCTTGCAGAGGAATGCCGCTTAGCAGGGGAGAAAATTCAGACGTTGGAGTCAGAAGTAGAAAATCTTGTCTCAAGGAAGATCGACAAGGAGATGTTAGTTACCAAGTTAGAGGAGATTATTAATACTCAATCAGAAAGTTTGAAATCATCTGAGAATAAAATG AAAGATTTATTACTGAAATTGTCAACACTAGAAACTGAGAACAAAGATAATACTGAGAAATTACAAGCAGAGATACTAAAAAGGGCAGATGAAATAGAAATTCTGCAAAAGGAGGGTGAGAAGGATAAGCAACATGTAGATTCATTGGAGAATCAAGTCAGCCAGCTCCAAAACATCTTGCAGGAGAAGGAACAGCTTATTCTGCAGTATAAGGACAGAGTGAAGCAGCTGGAAGTTCAAAATATAGAG AATCAGGCATCGCTAGATGCTGCTGAGAGTAAAATTACAGAAACCAAGAAGCAATACGATCTGATGCTTGAAACTAAACAATTAGAGTTATCAAGGCATTTGAAGGAAATATCTCAGAGGAATGATCAG GCAATTAATGACATCCGGAAGAAGTATGAGGTGGAGAAATTAGAGATTATCAATCTTGAGAAAGAAAAG ATGGATGAAGTTGTCAGGGAAATGGAACGAAAATGTGACCAGAAACTTGCAGAATGCAAAGAAGAATCAAGGCTGTATTTGATGCACATTCAAGAGGAACACACCAATTTG ATCACTCGTATTCAGCAAGAGCATGATAGAAAGGAGCTGAGTCTTAAAGCTGACCACAGTGAAGAGCTTAAACGTGTCCAACTTCAAGCTGAAGATGACTTGAGAGAG aaaacaattttactCAGAAATGAGCATGAAGTTCAGATTAAAGTCTTGAGACACCAGCATGAGGATGAGTGCAAGAAGCTCCAAGAGGAATTAGATCGTCAGAAGTCCAGA GAAGACAGACAGAGAGCTTTATTGCAATTGCAGTGGAAAGTAATGAGTGACAAAACACAAGAGGATCCAGAAGTGAATTCAAAAAAG GATTACTCCATTTCATCAATTAAGATGAGAGACTCTAGTAACAGAAAAAGAAGTCAGTGTGCACTGGTAAGAGTGGAAAACAGAGAGAAG GATTCACCTTTTCCGGGAGCAATACAAACACCAGTTTCAAACTTGTTGAAGAAAGTAGAGAACGTGAATCCAGGAAGTGCAATAAGTGTTCCCAAACATAGTAAGAAG GTAACTCACCATGAGTATGAAGTTGAGACAACTAATGGAAGAACAATTACAAAacgaagaaaaacaaaaagtacaGTCATGTTTGGG GATCCAAGAAAACATAAGAAGGCCAATACACCCAAAGCCCATACTCCCAGAACTATTGTCAAG GAAATTAAGGGAGATAGGCATCTACACCCTTCAAATATAGGCGAGTTATTTTCAGAAGGCTCTCTTAATCCATATGCAGATGATCCTTATGCATTTGATTAG
- the LOC117906776 gene encoding synaptonemal complex protein 1-like isoform X4, translated as MHKLGFSGLKSLDQFKSLSGSIPGTAKTFSVPGRPSSDSITLGSFANLKLTAEKLVKEQASVKTDLEMANSKLKKSMEDIQILEEKLQYALNENAKLKVKQKEDEKLWTGLESKFFSTKTLCEQLTETLQHLACQVQDAEKDKELFEDKLSASSVAFDGLNDQMNGLSLKLESAEESIKNYEKELKELKIQREEREQFHRDEQYKTANLLEEKDAMIKQFEATVAASRLATESLNSKLEEVHIELRLKEDEFKHLIVSQENLEKEKSHLQLSNDDFAKRLALSLHERKIIEDLVQKWSVKLIDLDKQSLDFSDKFDQLNHMNCSYVKLAQQERDLAAKHSQQQYAQLHHTFLCIASEKDALQLKNQVLNNKVVELQEAHNFVTAQLAEECRLAGEKIQTLESEVENLVSRKIDKEMLVTKLEEIINTQSESLKSSENKMKDLLLKLSTLETENKDNTEKLQAEILKRADEIEILQKEGEKDKQHVDSLENQVSQLQNILQEKEQLILQYKDRVKQLEVQNIENQASLDAAESKITETKKQYDLMLETKQLELSRHLKEISQRNDQAINDIRKKYEVEKLEIINLEKEKMDEVVREMERKCDQKLAECKEESRLYLMHIQEEHTNLITRIQQEHDRKELSLKADHSEELKRVQLQAEDDLREEDRQRALLQLQWKVMSDKTQEDPEVNSKKDYSISSIKMRDSSNRKRSQCALVRVENREKDSPFPGAIQTPVSNLLKKVENVNPGSAISVPKHSKKVTHHEYEVETTNGRTITKRRKTKSTVMFGDPRKHKKANTPKAHTPRTIVKEIKGDRHLHPSNIGELFSEGSLNPYADDPYAFD; from the exons ATGCATAAGCTAGGGTTTTCGGGCCTCAAGAGCTTGGATCAATTCAAATCTTTATCAGGATCCATCCCTGGAACCGCAAAAACCTTTTCCGTTCCTGGTCGTCCATCTTCAGATTCGATCACATTGGGAAGTTTTGCGAATTTGAAGCTCACTGcag AGAAATTGGTTAAAGAGCAAGCGTCTGTGAAAACTGACCTTGAAATGGCG AATTCTAAGCTGAAGAAATCAATGGAGGATATCCAGATATTGGAGGAAAAGTTGCAGTACGCTCTTAATGAGAATGCAAAGCTCAAAGTGAAGCAGAAAGAGGATGAAAAGCTCTGGACAGGGTTGGaatcaaaattcttttcaaCAAAGACCTTATGCGAGCAGCTCACTGAAACTTTGCAGCACTTGGCTTGCCAGGTTCAGGATG CTGAAAAAGATAAGGAACTTTTCGAAGACAAACTATCTGCAAGTTCAGTGGCTTTTGATGGTTTAAATGATCAGATGAATGGTCTGTCTTTGAAATTGGAGTCTGCGGAGGAAAGCATAAAAAATT ATGAGAAAGAGCTGAAGGAACTTAAAATTCAGCGAGAGGAAAGGGAGCAGTTTCACAGAGATGAGCAATACAAAACTGCCAATCTCCTAGAGGAAAAAG ATGCTATGATCAAGCAGTTTGAAGCAACTGTAGCTGCTAGTAGGTTGGCCACAGAGAGCTTGAACTCTAAATTGGAAGAAGTGCATATTGAGTTAAGATTGAAAGAAGATGAGTTTAAACATTTGATAGTTTCTCAAGAGAActtggagaaagaaaagagtCATCTTCAATTGAGCAATGATGATTTTGCTAAACGATTAGCCCTATCACTCCAcgagagaaaaataattgaagatttGGTTCAAAAGTGGTCTGTAAAGTTGATTGACTTGGATAAACAAAGTTTGGATTTTTCAGACAAGTTTGATCAGCTAAACCACATGAACTGCTCTTATGTCAAGCTGGCTCAGCAGGAGAGAGACCTTGCTGCTAAGCATTCTCAACAACAATACGCTCAACTCCATCATACATTCTTGTGCATTGCATctgaaaaagatgcattacAGCTGAAAAATCAGGTGTTAAACAATAAGGTTGTTGAACTTCAGGAGGCCCACAATTTTGTAACAGCACAGCTTGCAGAGGAATGCCGCTTAGCAGGGGAGAAAATTCAGACGTTGGAGTCAGAAGTAGAAAATCTTGTCTCAAGGAAGATCGACAAGGAGATGTTAGTTACCAAGTTAGAGGAGATTATTAATACTCAATCAGAAAGTTTGAAATCATCTGAGAATAAAATG AAAGATTTATTACTGAAATTGTCAACACTAGAAACTGAGAACAAAGATAATACTGAGAAATTACAAGCAGAGATACTAAAAAGGGCAGATGAAATAGAAATTCTGCAAAAGGAGGGTGAGAAGGATAAGCAACATGTAGATTCATTGGAGAATCAAGTCAGCCAGCTCCAAAACATCTTGCAGGAGAAGGAACAGCTTATTCTGCAGTATAAGGACAGAGTGAAGCAGCTGGAAGTTCAAAATATAGAG AATCAGGCATCGCTAGATGCTGCTGAGAGTAAAATTACAGAAACCAAGAAGCAATACGATCTGATGCTTGAAACTAAACAATTAGAGTTATCAAGGCATTTGAAGGAAATATCTCAGAGGAATGATCAG GCAATTAATGACATCCGGAAGAAGTATGAGGTGGAGAAATTAGAGATTATCAATCTTGAGAAAGAAAAG ATGGATGAAGTTGTCAGGGAAATGGAACGAAAATGTGACCAGAAACTTGCAGAATGCAAAGAAGAATCAAGGCTGTATTTGATGCACATTCAAGAGGAACACACCAATTTG ATCACTCGTATTCAGCAAGAGCATGATAGAAAGGAGCTGAGTCTTAAAGCTGACCACAGTGAAGAGCTTAAACGTGTCCAACTTCAAGCTGAAGATGACTTGAGAGAG GAAGACAGACAGAGAGCTTTATTGCAATTGCAGTGGAAAGTAATGAGTGACAAAACACAAGAGGATCCAGAAGTGAATTCAAAAAAG GATTACTCCATTTCATCAATTAAGATGAGAGACTCTAGTAACAGAAAAAGAAGTCAGTGTGCACTGGTAAGAGTGGAAAACAGAGAGAAG GATTCACCTTTTCCGGGAGCAATACAAACACCAGTTTCAAACTTGTTGAAGAAAGTAGAGAACGTGAATCCAGGAAGTGCAATAAGTGTTCCCAAACATAGTAAGAAG GTAACTCACCATGAGTATGAAGTTGAGACAACTAATGGAAGAACAATTACAAAacgaagaaaaacaaaaagtacaGTCATGTTTGGG GATCCAAGAAAACATAAGAAGGCCAATACACCCAAAGCCCATACTCCCAGAACTATTGTCAAG GAAATTAAGGGAGATAGGCATCTACACCCTTCAAATATAGGCGAGTTATTTTCAGAAGGCTCTCTTAATCCATATGCAGATGATCCTTATGCATTTGATTAG
- the LOC117906776 gene encoding synaptonemal complex protein 1-like isoform X3 — MHKLGFSGLKSLDQFKSLSGSIPGTAKTFSVPGRPSSDSITLGSFANLKLTAEKLVKEQASVKTDLEMANSKLKKSMEDIQILEEKLQYALNENAKLKVKQKEDEKLWTGLESKFFSTKTLCEQLTETLQHLACQVQDAEKDKELFEDKLSASSVAFDGLNDQMNGLSLKLESAEESIKNYEKELKELKIQREEREQFHRDEQYKTANLLEEKDAMIKQFEATVAASRLATESLNSKLEEVHIELRLKEDEFKHLIVSQENLEKEKSHLQLSNDDFAKRLALSLHERKIIEDLVQKWSVKLIDLDKQSLDFSDKFDQLNHMNCSYVKLAQQERDLAAKHSQQQYAQLHHTFLCIASEKDALQLKNQVLNNKVVELQEAHNFVTAQLAEECRLAGEKIQTLESEVENLVSRKIDKEMLVTKLEEIINTQSESLKSSENKMKDLLLKLSTLETENKDNTEKLQAEILKRADEIEILQKEGEKDKQHVDSLENQVSQLQNILQEKEQLILQYKDRVKQLEVQNIENQASLDAAESKITETKKQYDLMLETKQLELSRHLKEISQRNDQAINDIRKKYEVEKLEIINLEKEKMDEVVREMERKCDQKLAECKEESRLYLMHIQEEHTNLITRIQQEHDRKELSLKADHSEELKRVQLQAEDDLREIKVLRHQHEDECKKLQEELDRQKSREDRQRALLQLQWKVMSDKTQEDPEVNSKKDYSISSIKMRDSSNRKRSQCALVRVENREKDSPFPGAIQTPVSNLLKKVENVNPGSAISVPKHSKKVTHHEYEVETTNGRTITKRRKTKSTVMFGDPRKHKKANTPKAHTPRTIVKEIKGDRHLHPSNIGELFSEGSLNPYADDPYAFD; from the exons ATGCATAAGCTAGGGTTTTCGGGCCTCAAGAGCTTGGATCAATTCAAATCTTTATCAGGATCCATCCCTGGAACCGCAAAAACCTTTTCCGTTCCTGGTCGTCCATCTTCAGATTCGATCACATTGGGAAGTTTTGCGAATTTGAAGCTCACTGcag AGAAATTGGTTAAAGAGCAAGCGTCTGTGAAAACTGACCTTGAAATGGCG AATTCTAAGCTGAAGAAATCAATGGAGGATATCCAGATATTGGAGGAAAAGTTGCAGTACGCTCTTAATGAGAATGCAAAGCTCAAAGTGAAGCAGAAAGAGGATGAAAAGCTCTGGACAGGGTTGGaatcaaaattcttttcaaCAAAGACCTTATGCGAGCAGCTCACTGAAACTTTGCAGCACTTGGCTTGCCAGGTTCAGGATG CTGAAAAAGATAAGGAACTTTTCGAAGACAAACTATCTGCAAGTTCAGTGGCTTTTGATGGTTTAAATGATCAGATGAATGGTCTGTCTTTGAAATTGGAGTCTGCGGAGGAAAGCATAAAAAATT ATGAGAAAGAGCTGAAGGAACTTAAAATTCAGCGAGAGGAAAGGGAGCAGTTTCACAGAGATGAGCAATACAAAACTGCCAATCTCCTAGAGGAAAAAG ATGCTATGATCAAGCAGTTTGAAGCAACTGTAGCTGCTAGTAGGTTGGCCACAGAGAGCTTGAACTCTAAATTGGAAGAAGTGCATATTGAGTTAAGATTGAAAGAAGATGAGTTTAAACATTTGATAGTTTCTCAAGAGAActtggagaaagaaaagagtCATCTTCAATTGAGCAATGATGATTTTGCTAAACGATTAGCCCTATCACTCCAcgagagaaaaataattgaagatttGGTTCAAAAGTGGTCTGTAAAGTTGATTGACTTGGATAAACAAAGTTTGGATTTTTCAGACAAGTTTGATCAGCTAAACCACATGAACTGCTCTTATGTCAAGCTGGCTCAGCAGGAGAGAGACCTTGCTGCTAAGCATTCTCAACAACAATACGCTCAACTCCATCATACATTCTTGTGCATTGCATctgaaaaagatgcattacAGCTGAAAAATCAGGTGTTAAACAATAAGGTTGTTGAACTTCAGGAGGCCCACAATTTTGTAACAGCACAGCTTGCAGAGGAATGCCGCTTAGCAGGGGAGAAAATTCAGACGTTGGAGTCAGAAGTAGAAAATCTTGTCTCAAGGAAGATCGACAAGGAGATGTTAGTTACCAAGTTAGAGGAGATTATTAATACTCAATCAGAAAGTTTGAAATCATCTGAGAATAAAATG AAAGATTTATTACTGAAATTGTCAACACTAGAAACTGAGAACAAAGATAATACTGAGAAATTACAAGCAGAGATACTAAAAAGGGCAGATGAAATAGAAATTCTGCAAAAGGAGGGTGAGAAGGATAAGCAACATGTAGATTCATTGGAGAATCAAGTCAGCCAGCTCCAAAACATCTTGCAGGAGAAGGAACAGCTTATTCTGCAGTATAAGGACAGAGTGAAGCAGCTGGAAGTTCAAAATATAGAG AATCAGGCATCGCTAGATGCTGCTGAGAGTAAAATTACAGAAACCAAGAAGCAATACGATCTGATGCTTGAAACTAAACAATTAGAGTTATCAAGGCATTTGAAGGAAATATCTCAGAGGAATGATCAG GCAATTAATGACATCCGGAAGAAGTATGAGGTGGAGAAATTAGAGATTATCAATCTTGAGAAAGAAAAG ATGGATGAAGTTGTCAGGGAAATGGAACGAAAATGTGACCAGAAACTTGCAGAATGCAAAGAAGAATCAAGGCTGTATTTGATGCACATTCAAGAGGAACACACCAATTTG ATCACTCGTATTCAGCAAGAGCATGATAGAAAGGAGCTGAGTCTTAAAGCTGACCACAGTGAAGAGCTTAAACGTGTCCAACTTCAAGCTGAAGATGACTTGAGAGAG ATTAAAGTCTTGAGACACCAGCATGAGGATGAGTGCAAGAAGCTCCAAGAGGAATTAGATCGTCAGAAGTCCAGA GAAGACAGACAGAGAGCTTTATTGCAATTGCAGTGGAAAGTAATGAGTGACAAAACACAAGAGGATCCAGAAGTGAATTCAAAAAAG GATTACTCCATTTCATCAATTAAGATGAGAGACTCTAGTAACAGAAAAAGAAGTCAGTGTGCACTGGTAAGAGTGGAAAACAGAGAGAAG GATTCACCTTTTCCGGGAGCAATACAAACACCAGTTTCAAACTTGTTGAAGAAAGTAGAGAACGTGAATCCAGGAAGTGCAATAAGTGTTCCCAAACATAGTAAGAAG GTAACTCACCATGAGTATGAAGTTGAGACAACTAATGGAAGAACAATTACAAAacgaagaaaaacaaaaagtacaGTCATGTTTGGG GATCCAAGAAAACATAAGAAGGCCAATACACCCAAAGCCCATACTCCCAGAACTATTGTCAAG GAAATTAAGGGAGATAGGCATCTACACCCTTCAAATATAGGCGAGTTATTTTCAGAAGGCTCTCTTAATCCATATGCAGATGATCCTTATGCATTTGATTAG
- the LOC117906776 gene encoding synaptonemal complex protein 2-like isoform X2 produces MHKLGFSGLKSLDQFKSLSGSIPGTAKTFSVPGRPSSDSITLGSFANLKLTAEKLVKEQASVKTDLEMANSKLKKSMEDIQILEEKLQYALNENAKLKVKQKEDEKLWTGLESKFFSTKTLCEQLTETLQHLACQVQDAEKDKELFEDKLSASSVAFDGLNDQMNGLSLKLESAEESIKNYEKELKELKIQREEREQFHRDEQYKTANLLEEKDAMIKQFEATVAASRLATESLNSKLEEVHIELRLKEDEFKHLIVSQENLEKEKSHLQLSNDDFAKRLALSLHERKIIEDLVQKWSVKLIDLDKQSLDFSDKFDQLNHMNCSYVKLAQQERDLAAKHSQQQYAQLHHTFLCIASEKDALQLKNQVLNNKVVELQEAHNFVTAQLAEECRLAGEKIQTLESEVENLVSRKIDKEMLVTKLEEIINTQSESLKSSENKMKDLLLKLSTLETENKDNTEKLQAEILKRADEIEILQKEGEKDKQHVDSLENQVSQLQNILQEKEQLILQYKDRVKQLEVQNIENQASLDAAESKITETKKQYDLMLETKQLELSRHLKEISQRNDQAINDIRKKYEVEKLEIINLEKEKMDEVVREMERKCDQKLAECKEESRLYLMHIQEEHTNLITRIQQEHDRKELSLKADHSEELKRVQLQAEDDLREKTILLRNEHEVQIKVLRHQHEDECKKLQEELDRQKSREDRQRALLQLQWKVMSDKTQEDPEVNSKKDYSISSIKMRDSSNRKRSQCALDSPFPGAIQTPVSNLLKKVENVNPGSAISVPKHSKKVTHHEYEVETTNGRTITKRRKTKSTVMFGDPRKHKKANTPKAHTPRTIVKEIKGDRHLHPSNIGELFSEGSLNPYADDPYAFD; encoded by the exons ATGCATAAGCTAGGGTTTTCGGGCCTCAAGAGCTTGGATCAATTCAAATCTTTATCAGGATCCATCCCTGGAACCGCAAAAACCTTTTCCGTTCCTGGTCGTCCATCTTCAGATTCGATCACATTGGGAAGTTTTGCGAATTTGAAGCTCACTGcag AGAAATTGGTTAAAGAGCAAGCGTCTGTGAAAACTGACCTTGAAATGGCG AATTCTAAGCTGAAGAAATCAATGGAGGATATCCAGATATTGGAGGAAAAGTTGCAGTACGCTCTTAATGAGAATGCAAAGCTCAAAGTGAAGCAGAAAGAGGATGAAAAGCTCTGGACAGGGTTGGaatcaaaattcttttcaaCAAAGACCTTATGCGAGCAGCTCACTGAAACTTTGCAGCACTTGGCTTGCCAGGTTCAGGATG CTGAAAAAGATAAGGAACTTTTCGAAGACAAACTATCTGCAAGTTCAGTGGCTTTTGATGGTTTAAATGATCAGATGAATGGTCTGTCTTTGAAATTGGAGTCTGCGGAGGAAAGCATAAAAAATT ATGAGAAAGAGCTGAAGGAACTTAAAATTCAGCGAGAGGAAAGGGAGCAGTTTCACAGAGATGAGCAATACAAAACTGCCAATCTCCTAGAGGAAAAAG ATGCTATGATCAAGCAGTTTGAAGCAACTGTAGCTGCTAGTAGGTTGGCCACAGAGAGCTTGAACTCTAAATTGGAAGAAGTGCATATTGAGTTAAGATTGAAAGAAGATGAGTTTAAACATTTGATAGTTTCTCAAGAGAActtggagaaagaaaagagtCATCTTCAATTGAGCAATGATGATTTTGCTAAACGATTAGCCCTATCACTCCAcgagagaaaaataattgaagatttGGTTCAAAAGTGGTCTGTAAAGTTGATTGACTTGGATAAACAAAGTTTGGATTTTTCAGACAAGTTTGATCAGCTAAACCACATGAACTGCTCTTATGTCAAGCTGGCTCAGCAGGAGAGAGACCTTGCTGCTAAGCATTCTCAACAACAATACGCTCAACTCCATCATACATTCTTGTGCATTGCATctgaaaaagatgcattacAGCTGAAAAATCAGGTGTTAAACAATAAGGTTGTTGAACTTCAGGAGGCCCACAATTTTGTAACAGCACAGCTTGCAGAGGAATGCCGCTTAGCAGGGGAGAAAATTCAGACGTTGGAGTCAGAAGTAGAAAATCTTGTCTCAAGGAAGATCGACAAGGAGATGTTAGTTACCAAGTTAGAGGAGATTATTAATACTCAATCAGAAAGTTTGAAATCATCTGAGAATAAAATG AAAGATTTATTACTGAAATTGTCAACACTAGAAACTGAGAACAAAGATAATACTGAGAAATTACAAGCAGAGATACTAAAAAGGGCAGATGAAATAGAAATTCTGCAAAAGGAGGGTGAGAAGGATAAGCAACATGTAGATTCATTGGAGAATCAAGTCAGCCAGCTCCAAAACATCTTGCAGGAGAAGGAACAGCTTATTCTGCAGTATAAGGACAGAGTGAAGCAGCTGGAAGTTCAAAATATAGAG AATCAGGCATCGCTAGATGCTGCTGAGAGTAAAATTACAGAAACCAAGAAGCAATACGATCTGATGCTTGAAACTAAACAATTAGAGTTATCAAGGCATTTGAAGGAAATATCTCAGAGGAATGATCAG GCAATTAATGACATCCGGAAGAAGTATGAGGTGGAGAAATTAGAGATTATCAATCTTGAGAAAGAAAAG ATGGATGAAGTTGTCAGGGAAATGGAACGAAAATGTGACCAGAAACTTGCAGAATGCAAAGAAGAATCAAGGCTGTATTTGATGCACATTCAAGAGGAACACACCAATTTG ATCACTCGTATTCAGCAAGAGCATGATAGAAAGGAGCTGAGTCTTAAAGCTGACCACAGTGAAGAGCTTAAACGTGTCCAACTTCAAGCTGAAGATGACTTGAGAGAG aaaacaattttactCAGAAATGAGCATGAAGTTCAGATTAAAGTCTTGAGACACCAGCATGAGGATGAGTGCAAGAAGCTCCAAGAGGAATTAGATCGTCAGAAGTCCAGA GAAGACAGACAGAGAGCTTTATTGCAATTGCAGTGGAAAGTAATGAGTGACAAAACACAAGAGGATCCAGAAGTGAATTCAAAAAAG GATTACTCCATTTCATCAATTAAGATGAGAGACTCTAGTAACAGAAAAAGAAGTCAGTGTGCACTG GATTCACCTTTTCCGGGAGCAATACAAACACCAGTTTCAAACTTGTTGAAGAAAGTAGAGAACGTGAATCCAGGAAGTGCAATAAGTGTTCCCAAACATAGTAAGAAG GTAACTCACCATGAGTATGAAGTTGAGACAACTAATGGAAGAACAATTACAAAacgaagaaaaacaaaaagtacaGTCATGTTTGGG GATCCAAGAAAACATAAGAAGGCCAATACACCCAAAGCCCATACTCCCAGAACTATTGTCAAG GAAATTAAGGGAGATAGGCATCTACACCCTTCAAATATAGGCGAGTTATTTTCAGAAGGCTCTCTTAATCCATATGCAGATGATCCTTATGCATTTGATTAG